From the genome of Pelobacter propionicus DSM 2379, one region includes:
- the lpxD gene encoding UDP-3-O-(3-hydroxymyristoyl)glucosamine N-acyltransferase has protein sequence MQTTKTLKELADYLGGTVRGDETLVVNGLAPLESAGADKITFLANPKYAAKVAETGAGAVLMAPGGEAFGRNLIEVATPYLAFAKLLNLFYVHKPAPRGVMEGASIGANLTLGSDVTIHPGAMIGNNVRVGDRCVIHSGAVIYDGASIGDDCLIHANAVVRERCRIGNRCVLQPGAVIGSDGFGYAPDGSGYYPIPQIGIVVLEDDVEIGANSCVDRAALEVTLIRRGTKLDNLVQIAHNCQIGEDCMIVSQVGISGSTKLGNHVTLAGQVGVAGHLTIGDNVMIGAQSGVPNSVPANAGYSGTPIMPHKDWLRAMAVVPRLPELRKTIGALEKRIAELEARLAEK, from the coding sequence ATGCAAACCACGAAAACACTGAAAGAGCTGGCCGACTATCTGGGCGGGACGGTGCGGGGTGACGAAACCCTCGTGGTCAACGGCCTGGCGCCACTGGAGTCGGCCGGAGCGGACAAGATCACCTTCCTGGCCAACCCCAAATACGCCGCAAAAGTGGCCGAGACCGGCGCCGGCGCGGTGCTGATGGCTCCTGGCGGCGAGGCCTTTGGCCGCAACCTGATCGAGGTGGCCACCCCCTATCTGGCCTTCGCCAAGCTGCTGAACCTGTTCTACGTGCACAAACCAGCCCCCCGTGGTGTCATGGAGGGGGCAAGCATCGGCGCCAACCTCACCCTGGGAAGCGATGTCACCATCCATCCCGGCGCAATGATCGGCAACAACGTGCGCGTCGGCGACCGCTGCGTCATCCATAGCGGCGCGGTAATCTACGACGGCGCCAGCATCGGCGATGACTGCCTGATCCACGCCAACGCGGTGGTGCGCGAGCGCTGCCGCATCGGCAACCGCTGCGTGCTCCAGCCGGGCGCGGTGATCGGCAGCGACGGTTTCGGCTATGCCCCGGACGGCTCCGGCTACTACCCCATCCCCCAGATCGGCATCGTGGTGCTGGAGGACGACGTGGAGATCGGCGCCAACAGCTGCGTCGACCGGGCCGCCCTGGAGGTGACCCTGATCAGGCGCGGCACCAAGCTGGACAACCTGGTGCAGATCGCCCACAACTGCCAGATCGGCGAGGACTGCATGATCGTCTCCCAGGTGGGCATCTCCGGGAGCACCAAGCTGGGCAACCACGTCACCCTGGCCGGACAGGTGGGGGTTGCCGGGCATCTCACCATCGGTGACAACGTCATGATCGGCGCCCAGTCCGGCGTACCCAACTCGGTGCCGGCAAATGCCGGCTACAGCGGCACGCCGATCATGCCCCACAAGGATTGGCTGAGAGCCATGGCGGTCGTGCCCCGCCTGCCGGAACTGCGCAAGACCATCGGCGCCCTGGAAAAAAGAATCGCAGAACTTGAAGCACGCCTGGCGGAAAAATAA
- a CDS encoding lysophospholipid acyltransferase family protein, with amino-acid sequence MKRIVWLLQIAAFYLFTLAMSTIPEGRIRGTGRCMGLLMHRLLAGRRRIAIDNINQALAFMKRHPAWSCRYETAEEIARENFINLGISLVETCRLYHGKGNAIIDAIEMRGREHYERARSKNRGLIFVTGHCGNWELMALAFGRVFDDSMSVLARRQNNPYLNSMVEKMRMRYKNSVIYKQGSLRQIIGVIRKRGVIGILADQAVLRTEGVLVDVLGRRAWASKAPSIIAQKTGVPLVPAFIHREEGRHVITIWPEFVPSGDTSEEGVQRDVQALARYQEAFVCAHPQDWLWMHRRWKRAGEPGEPTPVLPGESQR; translated from the coding sequence ATGAAACGGATCGTCTGGTTGCTCCAGATAGCCGCCTTCTACCTCTTTACCCTGGCCATGTCGACCATCCCCGAAGGTCGCATCCGCGGCACCGGCCGCTGCATGGGACTGCTCATGCACCGCCTGCTGGCCGGCCGTCGGCGCATCGCCATCGACAACATCAACCAGGCCTTGGCCTTCATGAAACGCCACCCGGCATGGTCATGCAGATATGAAACGGCCGAGGAGATCGCCCGGGAGAACTTCATCAACCTGGGTATCTCCCTGGTGGAAACCTGCCGCCTCTATCACGGCAAGGGGAATGCCATCATCGACGCCATCGAGATGCGGGGACGGGAGCACTACGAGCGGGCGCGGTCCAAGAACAGGGGGCTGATCTTCGTCACCGGCCACTGCGGAAACTGGGAACTGATGGCGCTGGCCTTCGGCCGCGTTTTTGACGACAGCATGTCCGTGCTGGCCCGCCGCCAGAACAATCCCTACCTGAACAGCATGGTGGAAAAGATGCGCATGCGCTACAAAAACAGCGTCATCTACAAGCAGGGTTCCCTCAGGCAGATTATCGGCGTGATCAGGAAGCGGGGAGTGATCGGCATCTTGGCCGACCAGGCGGTGCTCAGAACAGAAGGGGTGCTGGTCGACGTGCTGGGGAGGAGAGCCTGGGCCAGCAAGGCGCCCAGCATCATCGCCCAGAAGACCGGCGTCCCACTGGTGCCGGCATTCATCCACCGGGAAGAAGGGCGCCACGTGATCACCATCTGGCCGGAGTTCGTGCCCAGCGGCGACACCAGCGAGGAGGGGGTCCAGCGGGACGTTCAGGCCCTGGCGCGCTACCAGGAGGCGTTCGTCTGCGCCCACCCCCAGGACTGGTTATGGATGCACCGTCGCTGGAAGCGAGCCGGCGAGCCGGGCGAGCCCACACCGGTTCTTCCGGGGGAAAGTCAACGATAA
- a CDS encoding DegT/DnrJ/EryC1/StrS family aminotransferase, which translates to MIPMVDLKTQYHNLKGEIDRAVLDALESSQFILGPNVAAFEQEVADYLGANHAVAVASGTDALHLALLAAGVGPGDEVITSTFTFIATAEAVRYLGATPVFVDIDSRTFNIDPALIEQAITPRTKAVIPVHLFGQPAHLKVITEICDRHGLLLIEDCAQSFGAPADGRKTGTYGAAGCYSFFPSKNLGCYGDGGLVVCKTDDMADRLRMLRNHGSRQRYHHDVIGFNSRLDEIQAAILRVKLRRIDEFNEGRRRVASLYNELLWDMVQTPLIDGNGLHVYHQYTVMTNHRELIMAKLAEAGIASAIYYPIPLHRQAVFADDYADAILPVAEHTANRCLSLPIYPEMPEESIRLVADTISEALIGS; encoded by the coding sequence ATGATCCCCATGGTGGATTTGAAAACCCAGTACCACAACCTGAAGGGCGAGATCGACCGCGCCGTTCTGGACGCCCTGGAGAGCAGCCAGTTCATCCTCGGCCCCAATGTGGCCGCCTTTGAACAGGAGGTGGCCGACTATCTGGGCGCCAACCACGCCGTGGCCGTCGCCTCCGGCACCGATGCGCTGCACCTGGCGCTCCTGGCCGCCGGTGTCGGGCCGGGGGACGAGGTGATCACCTCCACCTTCACCTTCATCGCCACCGCCGAGGCGGTGCGCTACCTGGGGGCCACGCCGGTATTCGTGGACATCGATTCCCGCACCTTCAACATCGATCCGGCGCTGATCGAGCAGGCCATAACCCCCCGCACCAAGGCGGTCATACCGGTACACCTCTTCGGCCAACCGGCCCACCTGAAGGTCATCACCGAGATCTGCGACCGCCACGGCCTGCTCCTGATCGAGGACTGCGCCCAGTCCTTCGGAGCGCCCGCCGACGGCAGGAAGACCGGCACCTACGGCGCAGCAGGATGCTACAGTTTCTTTCCCAGCAAGAACCTGGGCTGCTACGGCGACGGCGGCCTGGTGGTCTGCAAGACGGACGACATGGCCGACAGGCTCAGGATGCTGCGCAATCATGGCAGCCGCCAGCGCTATCACCACGATGTGATCGGCTTCAACAGCCGCCTGGACGAGATCCAGGCCGCGATCCTGCGCGTCAAGCTGAGGCGCATCGACGAGTTCAACGAGGGGAGGCGGCGTGTAGCCAGCCTGTACAACGAGCTGCTCTGGGACATGGTCCAGACGCCGCTGATCGATGGCAACGGGCTGCACGTCTATCACCAGTACACGGTCATGACCAATCACCGCGAACTGATCATGGCCAAACTGGCCGAGGCGGGCATCGCCTCGGCGATCTACTACCCCATCCCGCTCCACCGCCAGGCGGTGTTTGCGGATGACTACGCCGATGCGATCCTGCCGGTGGCCGAGCATACCGCCAACCGCTGCCTGTCGCTGCCGATCTACCCCGAGATGCCGGAGGAATCCATCCGGCTGGTGGCGGACACCATATCCGAAGCGCTGATCGGGAGCTGA
- the lpxA gene encoding acyl-ACP--UDP-N-acetylglucosamine O-acyltransferase: MIHPSAIIDSSAELAADVEVGPYAIIGKKVSIGSGTSIGPHAVIGDFTTIGENNQIFHQSSVGAAPQDLKYRGEECWTRIGDKNIIREFATIHRGTVTGHGETLVGSGNLFMAYSHVAHDCRIGNGVVMANVATLAGHVTVEDNVILGGLVAVHQFSTIGSHAMIGGGTMVGLDIVPYCIATSGKRDAKLRGLNLIGLKRRGFSDEAISSLKKAYKTLFMANLKLADAISRIRSETSVCAEVEYMLAFIERSERGICRG, encoded by the coding sequence ATGATACATCCCAGCGCGATCATTGACAGCAGCGCGGAGCTGGCGGCAGACGTCGAGGTAGGCCCCTACGCCATTATCGGCAAAAAGGTCAGCATCGGCAGCGGGACCAGCATCGGCCCCCATGCCGTGATCGGCGACTTTACCACCATCGGCGAAAACAACCAGATCTTCCACCAGAGCTCCGTAGGCGCAGCGCCGCAGGACCTGAAGTACCGCGGCGAAGAGTGTTGGACCCGCATCGGCGACAAGAACATCATCCGCGAATTCGCCACCATCCATCGCGGCACGGTCACCGGCCATGGCGAGACCCTGGTCGGAAGCGGCAACCTGTTCATGGCCTACTCCCACGTGGCCCACGACTGCCGCATCGGCAATGGCGTGGTCATGGCCAACGTGGCCACCCTGGCCGGACACGTCACCGTGGAGGACAACGTCATCCTGGGCGGGCTGGTGGCGGTGCACCAGTTCTCCACCATCGGCAGCCATGCCATGATCGGCGGCGGAACCATGGTCGGCCTGGACATCGTCCCCTACTGCATCGCCACCTCCGGCAAGCGGGACGCCAAACTGCGCGGCCTGAACCTGATCGGGCTGAAGCGGCGCGGCTTCTCCGACGAAGCCATCTCCAGCCTGAAGAAAGCCTACAAGACCCTCTTCATGGCCAACCTGAAGCTCGCCGACGCCATCAGCCGCATCAGGAGCGAAACCAGCGTCTGTGCCGAGGTGGAGTACATGCTGGCCTTCATCGAGCGCTCGGAGCGGGGCATCTGCCGGGGATGA
- the lpxB gene encoding lipid-A-disaccharide synthase encodes MSERRVMIVAGEASGDIYGAQLASETARLSPNIRFFGIGGERMREAGVQTLVDSADMAVVGLVEVLRHFDVIAKAFLKLKRILLQTPPHLLVLIDYPGFNLRLARVARRSGVRVLYYISPQIWAWRQGRVHEIARLVDHMAVIFPFELPFYRNAGVAASFVGHPLYDLVAVEASRDQAAASFGLDPSRRILGLFPGSRRSEVQRLLPVIVQAAALLKQCYPDLQLVLPLASTLGSEDIAPHLPSDLPVTITRDRIHDLIRGCDAIISVSGTVTLEIALLGTPMVVIYKLSPLTYQLARRLVKVDNIALCNIVAGETVVRELIQDDASANGIAAEIGTILDDDAYAGTIRAKLATVRSRLGRGGAARNVARLILEMVEQS; translated from the coding sequence ATGTCTGAACGACGCGTCATGATTGTCGCGGGGGAGGCATCCGGCGACATCTACGGCGCGCAGCTCGCATCGGAAACCGCCCGGCTCTCCCCGAACATTCGCTTCTTCGGCATCGGCGGCGAGCGCATGCGCGAGGCCGGAGTCCAGACCCTGGTGGACTCGGCCGACATGGCCGTGGTCGGGCTGGTTGAGGTGTTGCGCCACTTCGACGTCATCGCGAAAGCCTTCCTGAAGTTGAAGAGGATCCTGCTCCAGACCCCCCCCCACCTACTGGTCCTGATCGACTACCCCGGTTTCAACCTGCGTCTGGCCAGGGTCGCCCGCAGGTCCGGTGTCAGGGTGCTCTACTACATCAGCCCCCAGATATGGGCCTGGCGCCAGGGACGGGTGCATGAAATCGCCCGCCTGGTGGATCACATGGCGGTGATATTCCCCTTCGAACTCCCCTTCTACCGGAACGCGGGCGTAGCGGCATCCTTCGTCGGCCACCCCCTCTACGATCTGGTGGCGGTGGAAGCGAGCCGCGACCAGGCAGCCGCCAGCTTCGGCCTGGACCCCTCCCGCAGGATCCTGGGACTATTCCCCGGCAGCCGCCGCAGCGAAGTGCAACGGCTGCTGCCGGTCATCGTCCAGGCAGCCGCGCTCCTGAAACAATGCTATCCGGACCTGCAGCTTGTCCTGCCGCTGGCATCCACCCTGGGGTCCGAGGACATCGCCCCTCACCTGCCCTCGGACCTCCCGGTCACCATCACCCGTGACCGCATCCACGACCTGATCCGTGGCTGCGACGCAATCATCTCCGTCTCCGGCACCGTCACCCTGGAAATCGCCCTGCTGGGCACCCCCATGGTGGTGATCTACAAGCTCTCTCCCCTTACCTACCAGCTGGCCAGACGGCTGGTGAAGGTGGACAACATCGCGCTGTGCAACATCGTTGCCGGAGAAACGGTGGTACGGGAGCTGATCCAGGACGACGCCTCGGCCAACGGCATTGCGGCCGAGATCGGGACGATTCTGGATGACGACGCCTATGCCGGCACCATCAGGGCCAAGCTGGCAACGGTGCGCTCCCGCCTGGGGCGCGGCGGCGCGGCCCGCAACGTGGCACGCCTGATCCTGGAAATGGTGGAACAGTCATGA
- a CDS encoding ABC transporter ATP-binding protein, with protein sequence MNPTLTRTLAYFKPYWKLLAVSALCSAIVGGMDGAFAYLVEPVLKKIFAGGETGIFLLIPLGIVALFALRGLARFTYDSTIQLAGQKAIQDIRNQVYASTVRMDMAFFTRRSTGELMSHATNDISTMQAGMANVVCGLFREILSACSLLGVIFYRNWQLALFSFVVIPLTAYPAQLIGKKIKRASGRSLNVMGGLTAILQESFSGIKVIKAFGLEGSAIERFRASNRDYFTQYRQYIKYDAMSMPVSETIISFGIAAVVYFGGSQVMSGRMTASEFFSFIAAMVMVFNPIKKLQNSYNSLQRSAGAAERVFRLLDEPRRVQERPHAVALGRSTGLVIFRDVSFSYGDEPILDGVSLEVQPNSMVALVGPSGSGKSTLVSLLPRFYDVAGGSITIDGYDIRDLTLDSLVNQIALVDQETTLFHDSIANNIRYGKPHATLDEVMEAAKAAYAHDFITQLPEGYDTSIGDRGVRLSGGQRQRICIARALLKNAPILILDEATSALDTESEQMVQKALDNLMQNRTTFVVAHRLSTVQHADSIVVLDEGRIVEQGTHETLLGAGGLYSRLHALQFSDSSAMENNGP encoded by the coding sequence ATGAATCCGACCCTGACCCGCACCCTGGCCTACTTCAAACCCTACTGGAAACTGCTGGCGGTCTCTGCGCTCTGCTCAGCCATCGTGGGGGGCATGGACGGCGCCTTCGCCTACCTGGTGGAGCCGGTGCTGAAGAAGATCTTCGCCGGCGGTGAGACCGGCATCTTCCTTTTGATTCCCCTGGGGATCGTGGCCCTGTTCGCCCTGCGCGGCCTGGCCCGCTTCACCTACGACTCCACTATCCAGCTGGCCGGCCAGAAGGCCATCCAGGACATCCGCAACCAGGTCTATGCCAGCACGGTGCGCATGGACATGGCCTTCTTCACCCGCCGCTCCACCGGCGAGCTCATGTCCCACGCCACCAACGACATCAGCACCATGCAGGCCGGCATGGCCAACGTGGTCTGCGGCCTGTTCCGCGAAATCCTCTCCGCCTGTTCGCTCTTGGGGGTGATCTTCTACCGCAACTGGCAGCTGGCGCTCTTTTCCTTCGTGGTGATCCCCCTCACCGCCTACCCGGCCCAGCTGATCGGCAAGAAGATCAAGCGCGCATCGGGCAGGAGCCTGAATGTCATGGGGGGGCTGACCGCCATCCTCCAGGAGTCCTTCTCGGGCATCAAGGTCATCAAGGCCTTCGGACTGGAGGGGAGCGCCATCGAGCGCTTCCGCGCCAGCAACCGCGACTACTTCACCCAGTACCGGCAGTACATCAAGTATGACGCCATGTCCATGCCGGTATCGGAGACCATCATCTCCTTCGGCATTGCCGCCGTGGTCTATTTCGGCGGCAGCCAGGTCATGTCCGGCCGCATGACCGCTTCGGAATTCTTCTCGTTCATTGCCGCCATGGTGATGGTCTTCAACCCGATCAAGAAGCTGCAGAACTCCTACAACTCCCTGCAGCGTTCCGCCGGTGCGGCGGAGCGGGTTTTCCGGCTTCTGGACGAGCCGCGCCGAGTACAGGAACGCCCCCATGCCGTTGCCCTGGGCCGCTCCACCGGCCTGGTAATTTTCCGCGATGTCTCCTTCAGCTACGGCGACGAGCCGATCCTGGACGGAGTTTCCTTGGAGGTGCAACCCAACAGCATGGTGGCGCTGGTGGGACCGTCGGGGAGCGGCAAATCCACGCTGGTGTCACTGCTGCCCCGCTTCTATGATGTGGCAGGGGGAAGCATCACCATCGACGGATACGACATCCGCGACCTGACCCTGGACTCGCTGGTGAATCAGATCGCCCTGGTGGACCAGGAAACAACCCTGTTCCACGACAGCATCGCCAACAACATCCGCTACGGCAAACCGCACGCCACCCTGGACGAGGTGATGGAGGCAGCCAAAGCCGCCTATGCCCATGATTTCATCACGCAGCTGCCCGAGGGGTACGACACCAGCATCGGCGACCGGGGAGTGAGGCTCTCCGGTGGCCAGCGCCAGCGCATCTGCATCGCCCGGGCACTGCTCAAAAACGCACCGATCCTGATCCTGGACGAGGCCACCAGCGCCCTGGACACGGAGAGCGAGCAGATGGTGCAGAAGGCACTGGACAACCTGATGCAGAACCGCACCACCTTCGTGGTCGCCCACCGCCTCTCCACTGTCCAGCACGCCGACAGCATCGTCGTGCTGGATGAGGGACGCATTGTGGAACAGGGTACCCACGAAACACTGCTGGGAGCGGGTGGTCTGTACAGCCGCCTGCACGCGCTGCAGTTCAGCGACAGTAGCGCTATGGAAAACAACGGGCCATGA
- the fabZ gene encoding 3-hydroxyacyl-ACP dehydratase FabZ → MPMLLDVNEIMKILPHRFPFLMVDRVIELEPGKRCVGLKNVTINEPFFQGHFPGHPVMPGVLIVEAMAQVAGIMAYMASDDRTKKKVSYFMSIDSAKFRKPVFPGDQLRIEVETTMNRRGIWGVNGKVYVDGTLVTEAALKATFADAAD, encoded by the coding sequence ATACCCATGTTACTGGATGTCAATGAAATCATGAAGATCCTGCCGCACCGTTTCCCGTTTCTCATGGTGGACCGCGTCATCGAACTGGAGCCCGGCAAACGCTGCGTCGGACTCAAGAACGTGACCATCAACGAGCCGTTTTTCCAGGGACACTTTCCCGGCCACCCGGTCATGCCGGGCGTGCTGATCGTGGAGGCCATGGCCCAGGTTGCCGGCATCATGGCCTATATGGCGTCGGACGACCGCACCAAGAAGAAGGTCAGCTACTTCATGTCCATCGACAGCGCCAAGTTCCGCAAGCCGGTCTTCCCCGGCGACCAGCTGCGCATCGAGGTGGAGACAACCATGAACCGGCGCGGCATCTGGGGCGTCAACGGCAAGGTCTACGTGGACGGCACGCTGGTCACCGAGGCGGCCCTCAAGGCTACCTTCGCCGACGCGGCGGACTGA
- a CDS encoding Gfo/Idh/MocA family protein — protein sequence MNDQSATAAAPLRTAVIGVGYLGSFHAQKYAAIPDVQLVGVADSDPARAREVADSLDVSSHGDHRELIGQVDAVSVAVPTQFHHAVARDFLAAGVHVLIEKPITVTIEEADELISLAHSRGVVFQVGHLERFNPVLMAIDGILSEPLFVESVRIAPFKPRGTDVNVVLDLMIHDIEIIQHIVRSGVRRVDAIGAPVFTSEEDIANARILFDNGCVANVTASRISLKSERKMRIFQRDAYITLDFQNRKVLVARKGSGELFPGIPNVRVDERELGQADPLLREIESFIAAIRNGTPPEVSGLDGRMALSTALTINNSLGRRHS from the coding sequence ATGAACGATCAGTCAGCCACAGCGGCGGCCCCCTTAAGGACCGCCGTAATCGGTGTGGGCTACCTGGGCAGCTTCCACGCCCAGAAGTACGCAGCCATCCCGGATGTTCAGCTGGTGGGCGTAGCCGACAGCGACCCGGCGCGGGCCAGGGAGGTCGCCGACAGCCTCGACGTTTCCTCCCATGGGGACCACCGGGAACTGATCGGCCAGGTCGATGCCGTCAGCGTGGCCGTACCAACCCAGTTCCACCACGCGGTTGCCCGGGATTTCCTGGCCGCCGGGGTGCACGTGCTGATCGAAAAACCGATCACCGTCACCATCGAAGAGGCGGACGAACTGATCAGCCTGGCACACAGCCGCGGTGTGGTCTTCCAGGTCGGCCACCTGGAACGCTTCAATCCGGTGCTCATGGCCATCGACGGCATCCTGAGCGAGCCGCTGTTCGTGGAATCGGTGCGCATCGCCCCCTTCAAGCCGCGCGGCACCGACGTCAACGTGGTCCTGGACCTGATGATCCACGACATCGAGATCATTCAGCACATCGTGAGATCCGGGGTCAGACGGGTGGACGCCATCGGCGCCCCGGTGTTCACCAGCGAGGAGGACATCGCCAATGCCCGCATCCTCTTCGACAACGGCTGCGTGGCCAATGTCACCGCCAGCCGCATCAGCCTGAAGAGCGAACGCAAGATGCGCATCTTCCAGCGCGACGCCTACATCACCCTGGACTTCCAGAACCGCAAGGTGCTGGTGGCCAGGAAGGGAAGCGGCGAACTGTTCCCCGGCATACCCAACGTCAGGGTCGACGAGCGCGAACTGGGCCAGGCCGACCCGCTGCTGCGCGAGATCGAATCGTTCATCGCCGCCATCAGAAACGGCACCCCGCCGGAGGTGAGCGGCCTGGACGGACGCATGGCCCTCTCCACGGCCCTTACCATCAACAACAGTCTTGGCAGGAGACATTCATGA